The region GGGCCTTCCGGTCCGCGGCCAGCGCACAAAGACCAATGCGCGTACCCGTAAGGGCCCACGCAAGCCGATCCGTAAGTAATCGCGAAGGAAAATACAGATATGGCTAAGCCTGCTGCTCGTGTTCGTAAGAAAGTAAAAAAGACGGTGGTCGATGGGATTGCCCACATCCACGCGTCTTTCAATAACACCATCATCACCATCACCGACCGTCAGGGCAACGCTCTGAGCTGGGCGACTTCTGGTGGTTCCGGTTTCCGTGGTTCGCGTAAAAGCACACCTTTTGCTGCCCAGGTCGCAGCTGAGCGTGCTGGTCAGGCTGCTTTGGAATACGGTCTGAAAAACCTCGACGTTAATGTGAAGGGCCCAGGCCCGGGTCGTGAATCGGCTGTTCGTGCCCTGAACTCTTGTGGCTACAAGATCAGCGGCATCACCGATGTCACCCCCATCCCACATAACGGCTGTCGTCCGCCTAAAAAGCGCCGCGTGTAACCAGGAGACGGAAATGGCTAGATATATTGGTCCCAAATGTAAACTGTCTCGTCGCGAAGGCACCGATCTTTTCCTCAAGAGCGGTGTTCGCGCCCTTGACTCAAAGTGTAAGCTGGAAAGTCCTCCGGGCGTGCACGGCCAGCGTCGTGGCCGCTTGTCCGAGTACGGCACCCAGCTGCGTGAAAAGCAGAAAGTCCGTCGGATGTACGGCATCCTGGAGCGTCAATTCGCCAATTACTACAAGGAAGCTGCCCGTCTGAAGGGTGCGACCGGCGAAAACCTGCTGCAGTTGCTCGAACGTCGTCTGGATAACGTTGTTTATCGTATGGGCTTCGGTTCAACGCGTGCGGAAGCGCGTCAGCTGGTTTCGCACAAAGCGATCAGCGTCAACGGCAAGACCGTCAATGTTGCTTCGTTCCTGGTGTCTCCGGGTGACGTGGTTGCTGTTCGCGAAAAGGCAAAGAACCAACTGCGTATCAGCGGTTCTCTGGAACTTGCTGCACAGCGTGGTCAGTCCGATTGGCTTGAAGTTGATGCAGCCAAAAAGGAAGGTGTCTTCAAGGCCCTGCCTGCACGGAGTGACCTGTACGCCGACATCAACGAGAGTTTGATCGTCGAGCTTTACTCCAAGTAAGCGTCAGTAAGCAAAAGGTGCCCCCATGCAGAGTTCGGTTACCGAGTTTCTAACACCACGTCACATTGACGTACAGGAAAGCTCGCCTACGCGTGCCAAGATTACCCTTGAGCCGCTTGAGCGTGGTTTCGGCCATACCCTGGGCAATGCGCTGCGTCGCATTCTGCTCTCCTCCATGCCCGGTTGTGCCGTGGTAGAGGCGGAAATCGACGGCGTTTTGCATGAATACAGCGCCATCGAAGGCGTACAGGAAGATGTCATCGAGATCCTGCTCAACCTGAAAGGGTTGGCGATCAAG is a window of Pseudomonas sp. gcc21 DNA encoding:
- the rpsD gene encoding 30S ribosomal protein S4, which gives rise to MARYIGPKCKLSRREGTDLFLKSGVRALDSKCKLESPPGVHGQRRGRLSEYGTQLREKQKVRRMYGILERQFANYYKEAARLKGATGENLLQLLERRLDNVVYRMGFGSTRAEARQLVSHKAISVNGKTVNVASFLVSPGDVVAVREKAKNQLRISGSLELAAQRGQSDWLEVDAAKKEGVFKALPARSDLYADINESLIVELYSK
- the rpsK gene encoding 30S ribosomal protein S11 → MAKPAARVRKKVKKTVVDGIAHIHASFNNTIITITDRQGNALSWATSGGSGFRGSRKSTPFAAQVAAERAGQAALEYGLKNLDVNVKGPGPGRESAVRALNSCGYKISGITDVTPIPHNGCRPPKKRRV